ACTTAGCCGTTTGGCTTTTAAAAGTTCGTTCAGATTATAGAAATAAACGGTTAACTGAATATAGATTGGCAAAACTAAAAGGAATAAATTTTCCTTTTGAACCATTCGAATACCATTGGAAAAACTCTTATCTAAAGATCAAAAACTGGATTAAAAAGAAGAATACTTTTCCAACTCGAAAGAGTAATCTCAACTCATTCATATGGTTAAAGACTCAGTCGAATAAGTTTATTAATAATTCTTTGGATTCTTCCAAGCGCGAATTACTAAAAATAATAAATATTCAACAATTTATTGTTGATTTGGAAATAAATAAATTTCTGAATCAACCCTGGGAGAGTATTTACTCTTTGATCAAAAAATATTATGAAACAAATAACTCGCTACCATTACAAAGCGATAGCGATCCGAAAATAGCAATACTCGGACTTTGGCTATTAAATCAAAGTAAGAAAAAAGGGAATCTAACCGTAGCCCAAAAAACAAAATTAAATGAACTATATAATAAATCAAAGTTCTTGATCAAG
This is a stretch of genomic DNA from Leptospira tipperaryensis. It encodes these proteins:
- a CDS encoding helicase associated domain-containing protein, which encodes MKKQRISEINLTNEKRFISSARAQNWDITFDSLIKYLSKHTNKYPSQRNKDLTAHHLAVWLLKVRSDYRNKRLTEYRLAKLKGINFPFEPFEYHWKNSYLKIKNWIKKKNTFPTRKSNLNSFIWLKTQSNKFINNSLDSSKRELLKIINIQQFIVDLEINKFLNQPWESIYSLIKKYYETNNSLPLQSDSDPKIAILGLWLLNQSKKKGNLTVAQKTKLNELYNKSKFLIKKTWYESFQEIFNFHKLQKRWPARSDGELGRWCSNQRYFYKASTKEVHTKYPEDRKEKLDSIGFIWNMKKFES